The Vespula pensylvanica isolate Volc-1 chromosome 5, ASM1446617v1, whole genome shotgun sequence genome includes a window with the following:
- the LOC122629430 gene encoding uncharacterized protein LOC122629430 — protein sequence MTTIKSGADMRRTELEQCCRKLKVAETKCGSLKSRINYMKMFCQIKTDTTKASSDTFQTLINNSQEDDLIPEHSKADCNISLCDSNISVLTNQNYCNFIQENHNPEERIQGDKEIEMCDYKISKVEETENFYKGLDSVSVCSTLKPAIHETRQKQAKDISENMICDDKKQEIEYTTQQNIFSFKEPYERMIVNNPTKWTPQISSCENPDINPQEFRFNVSDSIKSSRMSKCRNSVKENKEPIIYAINVENKKSICKDDQTVNNNKIKKRRGKLRNINSKSTIATKEVNITTRKDVRKRKQKDHKTNHQLFEQNIPSSKLQRNWSGIVELYHNAAMKSDSISAISSKLEMKKLNKRFNNPQCNMHIKLPHTYDQCQNYQNHQTDQHHDNNKLPISEETAVRVDDEYTYKQSQNGEKIAISNHECKLYQQQNTVFDLTCYVPMANRNYEMPTLASKLKRTNRSYFNRFNFRNIPFVVGTSITPSHNLGLNIQQVLSIMKTKQPNITGVTPLLIRKVSRGLEPVSTLVKQMVVESEDLSMENNCHAISAVENKCSYSTRTSSKFIKQCPTINPLLKPQIITQSETNSFITPDDIQKQQKIQGDKESVKSYYPPIKNTGLIPQWNLKDYSQTTDSISKEEQNIVDCIKFNDKSNMQLSESKGIREVLINLHDQFEAMNMEYENLQKKAEKSDDQSLINEIAKLEKELNSKEEEINALISLYKEVMTLKQQMKILQQRNSFVCIATKVPAMDKMYSSTPISLSKTSKNYTKDAMHTFSMKRQNTISTQREASTSMKLAGLLRQIQTFQKQLKLTS from the exons aTGACAACTATAAAGAGTGGAGCTGACATGAGACGAACag AATTGGAGCAGTGTTGTCGAAAATTAAAAGTAGCGGAAACAAAATGTGGGTCATTGAAGtctagaataaattatatgaaaatgttTTGTCAAATTAAAACAGATACAACAAAAGCATCATCAGATACTTTCcaaacattaattaataattcgcAAGAAGATGATTTAATACCTGAACATTCTAAAGCAGATTGTAACATCAGTCTTTGTGATTCAAATATCAGTGTTTTAACAAATCAGAactattgtaattttatacaaGAAAACCATAATCCTGAAGAAAGAATTCAAGGAGATAAGg AAATCGAAATgtgtgattataaaatatcaaaagtagaagaaactgaaaatttttataaaggtCTAGATTCTGTTTCTGTTTGCTCTACATTAAAACCAGCCATTCATGAAACAAGACAAAAACAAGCAAAGGATATTTCGGAAAATATGATTTGTGATGACAAAAAACAAGAGATAGAATATACAACACAgcagaatattttttctttcaaagaacCGTATGAACGAATGATAGTAAATAATCCAACCAAATGGACACCTCAAATTTCATCCTGTGAAAATCCTGATATTAATCCACAAGAATTCAGATTCAATGTTTCAGACAGTATAAAAAGTTCACGTATGTCGAAATGTAGAAATtcagtaaaagaaaataaagaacctATAATTTATGCTATAAATGtagagaacaaaaaatctaTTTGCAAAGATGATCAAAcggttaataataataaaattaagaaaagacgaggtaaattacgaaatattaattcaaaaagTACAATAGCTACTAAAGAAGTGAATATAACTACAAGGAAAGATGTTAGAAAACGTAAACAGAAag ATCATAAAACAAATCATCAATTATTCGAACAAAATATACCTTCTTCAAAACTTCAACGTAATTGGAGTGGAATAGTAGAACTTTATCACAATGCTGCAATGAAAAGTGATAGCATTTCTGCAATTTCTAGTAAacttgaaatgaaaaaattaaacaaacgatttaataatcCTCAATgtaatatgcatataaaattaCCTCATACTTACGACCAATGTCAAAATTATCAGAACCATCAAACAGATCAAcatcatgataataataagcTGCCCATCTCTGAAGAAACCGCAGT taGGGTGGATGATGAATATACTTATAAACAAAGtcaaaatggagaaaaaatagCAATTTCTAATCATGaatgtaaattatatcaaCAACAAAACACAGTATTTGATTTAACATGTTATGTTCCAATGGCTAATCGTAATTATGAGATGCCAACTTTAGCTTCAAAGTTAAAAAGGACAAATCGATCATATTTTAACAgatttaattttagaaatataccATTTGTTGTTGGCACTTCAATAACTCCAAGTCACAACTTAGgattaaatattcaacaa GTATTAAGTATTATGAAAACAAAGCAACCAAATATAACTGGTGTTACTCCATTACTTATACGTAAAGTTAGTAGAGGATTAGAACCTGTATCTACTCTTGTTAAACAAATGGTTGTCGAATCAGAAGATCTATCTATGGAAAATAATTGTCATGCTATTAGTGCAGTAGAGAACAAATGTTCATATTCTACTCGAACAtcttcaaaatttataaaacaatgtcCAACTATAAATCCTCTATTGAAGCCACAAATTATTACACAGAGTGAAACTAATTCTTTCATTACTCCTGATGATATACAAAAACAacaa AAAATTCAAGGAGACAAAGAATCAGTCAAGAGTTATTATCCTCCTATAAAAAATACAGGACTTATTCCCCAATGGAATCTCAAGGACTATTCTCAAACAACAGATTCTATTTCAAAA GAAGAGCAGAATATAGTAGACTGTATTAAATTTAACGATAAGTCAAATATGCAATTATCTGAATCAAAAGGAATAAGAGAAGTCTTAATAAATCTTCATGATCAATTTGAAGCAATGAACAT GGAATATGAAAATTTGCAAAAGAAAGCAGAAAAATCTGATGATCaatcattaataaatgaaattgctaaactagaaaaagaattaaattccaaagaagaagaaataaatgcaTTAATTAGTCTTTACAAAGAG GTTATGACATTGAAGCAACAAATGAAAATACTACAACAAAGAAATAGTTTTGTATGCATTGCAACAAAGGTTCCTGCAATGGATAAAATGTATTCTTCTACTCCAATTAGTTTAAGTAAAACAAGCAAGAACTATACAAAAGATGCAATGCATACATTTAGTATGAAACGCCAAAATACTATAAGTACTCAGAGAGAAGCTTCAACTTCAATGAAACTTGCAGGTCTTTTAAGACAAATTCAAACGTTTCAAAAACAACTTAAGCTCACCTCCTAA